The sequence CAAGCACCACAGAATTAAGTAGCAGCCCCTAACTGGTGTTTAGAAAGTGTGGAATAATATTATTCCACTGTGGTGCTAAACTTACAAAGTAAATCGTGGTGTTAGTATATGGCAATCAGACTAGCGCTCCTTTCCAACGCAGGTGGTAGTGGAAAAACTACTCTAGCGGTACATCTAGCTTATTTATTAGGAGTGGCTGGATATAGTGTAGCGCTCGTTGACTTAGACCCCCAAGGTTCCTGCTCTTTAATGGGAGGACTAGCGCGACCCCATCCCGACAAAACCATTGCTGCCGTATTGCAAGACAACTTCCAAGGAGACTGGCCAACCGTACCCCTATGGCCGGATCACATAGAAAATGTGGTAGCAGTACAAGGAGAAATGGCATTAGTAAAAAGCATCAACGAATTAGTCTTCCACGAACGGGGTGCTTATTTACTTAGTGATCGCCTATCAGATTATCCATTATCTCAAGACATCTTAATTTTCGACTGTCCTGCCACATTAGGGCCATTACCTTTAATTGCCCTTTCCGCTTGTACTCATTTGTTAGTTCCCGTACAAGTAGAACCAAAATCAGCTGATGGGTCGGGCAAACTCTTAGAGTGGTTCTACCACAACTGTCGTCGTCTCAGACTCAAACCAGAACCACAGATACTAGGATTCGTTCCTAACCAGTACGATAAAACGATCGCCATTCACCGCAATATTTTAGCGTCCTTAGAACCACAACTATCCAAACTATCCATCCCCTGCTTCAAACCGATTCGGTTCTCCGCAGAATTCAAGAATGCCTCGGCCCTAGGATTACCAATTCACCTTTACCGCCCCCTACATCCAGCCTGCAAAGACTTCACCCCAATAGTGACTAAG is a genomic window of Ancylothrix sp. D3o containing:
- a CDS encoding ParA family protein, whose translation is MAIRLALLSNAGGSGKTTLAVHLAYLLGVAGYSVALVDLDPQGSCSLMGGLARPHPDKTIAAVLQDNFQGDWPTVPLWPDHIENVVAVQGEMALVKSINELVFHERGAYLLSDRLSDYPLSQDILIFDCPATLGPLPLIALSACTHLLVPVQVEPKSADGSGKLLEWFYHNCRRLRLKPEPQILGFVPNQYDKTIAIHRNILASLEPQLSKLSIPCFKPIRFSAEFKNASALGLPIHLYRPLHPACKDFTPIVTKITQLIKKPKTIHE